A portion of the Candidatus Pristimantibacillus lignocellulolyticus genome contains these proteins:
- a CDS encoding HNH endonuclease, translated as MTYLIKRLQHQELGSVNGPNDNPSRGRYLFMSKNSDFLSFLPFLSQTILNDYRILTLIPLYRERFERNYCTFVYNNDRYHEGGNGGQPRDEYRLYSNRFLEGNEWLFRRDDIIVLKPQTIQLNDNGETVDETVYFAYLENDHTSHLYNRLSNEIDYSSIRGNYAVLHEDIEIIEDRILEIMQTRPDYINGNEVNELGLIQVSNDIVTRNNISQTNIDSLFSNQVMFRDFVSVGYENLCAITRQVINCGTFNNLQAAHIYPRSHGGSFNPNNGILMNRDLHWAFDTGCFTINDNYTIRVHPNVGSEMLQDLNGQRIFVPVQEFFSPSINSLHYHQQNIFGGFLDRGRI; from the coding sequence ATGACTTATTTAATTAAACGATTACAGCATCAAGAACTTGGTAGTGTTAATGGTCCCAATGATAATCCTTCTAGAGGGCGATATCTATTTATGTCCAAAAACTCAGATTTTTTATCATTTCTTCCATTCCTTTCACAAACAATTTTAAACGACTACAGAATACTTACTTTAATCCCTTTGTATAGAGAACGTTTTGAACGAAATTACTGCACATTCGTTTATAATAACGATAGATACCATGAGGGTGGCAATGGTGGGCAACCAAGGGATGAATACCGACTCTATTCGAATCGCTTCCTAGAAGGTAATGAATGGTTATTCCGAAGAGACGATATTATTGTTTTAAAGCCTCAGACAATACAACTAAATGATAACGGAGAAACAGTTGATGAAACTGTCTATTTTGCATATTTGGAAAATGATCATACTAGCCATTTATACAATCGATTAAGTAATGAAATAGATTATTCCTCAATTAGAGGAAATTACGCAGTATTACATGAAGATATTGAAATTATAGAAGACAGAATTTTAGAAATAATGCAGACTAGACCTGATTACATTAATGGAAATGAAGTTAATGAACTAGGTCTGATACAAGTATCAAATGATATCGTAACTCGTAACAATATTAGTCAAACTAATATTGATTCGTTATTTTCAAATCAAGTAATGTTCCGAGATTTTGTTTCTGTCGGATATGAAAACTTATGTGCCATAACCAGACAAGTAATCAATTGTGGCACCTTTAATAACTTACAAGCTGCTCATATTTACCCTCGTAGTCATGGAGGTAGTTTTAACCCTAATAACGGGATTCTAATGAATAGAGATTTACATTGGGCATTTGATACGGGATGCTTTACAATAAATGATAATTATACTATTCGAGTTCATCCAAATGTAGGGAGTGAAATGCTACAGGACTTAAATGGTCAAAGAATTTTTGTTCCTGTACAGGAATTTTTCAGTCCTTCGATTAATAGTTTGCATTATCACCAACAAAATATATTTGGAGGTTTTTTAGATAGAGGGAGAATATGA
- a CDS encoding PD-(D/E)XK motif protein — protein MNVEENKYKRIPKTENFGIYLGLDNEGRTSIFVKLSKKPNFNISSKYLIYYYNKRQDGLWALTVSIAEQRYLGVFNKLVFDLVDTVSNSNITIVAERMFIQRFVEWQTLFEQGITSSLDFSKLVGLAGELYFISTFMINKYGVNDSINSWCGPLGANKDFNVHNTWFEVKTKSLHKDTIHINNMSQLVSNSTGYLTVVSYEKSSLANSKSTNILELYQKISSLIATKSLQAEFDRKLANLDFVPDEKYKEINLEFHEIVFYEVNGTFPQITNIEFGEVITNIEYDLFLPGLIQYKGDV, from the coding sequence ATGAATGTCGAAGAAAATAAATATAAGCGAATACCTAAGACAGAGAACTTCGGGATATATCTAGGATTGGACAATGAAGGTAGGACGAGTATATTTGTTAAGCTGTCTAAAAAGCCAAATTTTAATATTAGTAGCAAGTATCTAATCTATTATTATAATAAAAGGCAGGACGGCTTGTGGGCATTGACAGTTTCGATTGCTGAACAACGGTACCTTGGAGTTTTTAATAAGCTTGTTTTTGACTTAGTTGATACTGTTAGTAACTCAAATATTACTATAGTTGCTGAAAGGATGTTTATCCAACGCTTTGTGGAATGGCAAACACTTTTTGAACAAGGTATTACGTCAAGTCTTGATTTTAGTAAATTAGTAGGCTTAGCAGGTGAATTATATTTTATTAGTACATTCATGATAAATAAATATGGAGTAAACGATAGTATAAATTCTTGGTGTGGTCCATTAGGGGCTAATAAGGATTTTAATGTACATAATACTTGGTTTGAGGTAAAGACGAAGTCTTTACATAAGGATACAATTCATATAAATAATATGTCGCAACTAGTTTCAAACAGTACTGGATATTTGACTGTTGTATCCTATGAAAAAAGCAGTTTAGCAAATTCAAAATCAACTAACATTTTAGAATTATATCAAAAAATTAGTAGCTTAATTGCAACCAAGAGTTTGCAAGCGGAGTTTGATAGAAAATTAGCTAATCTAGATTTTGTTCCTGATGAAAAGTATAAGGAGATAAATTTGGAGTTTCACGAAATTGTGTTCTATGAAGTTAATGGAACATTTCCTCAAATAACAAATATTGAATTTGGTGAGGTAATAACGAATATTGAGTATGATCTTTTTTTGCCTGGATTAATACAATATAAAGGTGATGTATAA
- a CDS encoding DNA cytosine methyltransferase, whose amino-acid sequence MNFIDIFAGCGGFSEGFKQNHNYNMLAAVEWEKPQVENLRNHLKNNYNMIDSDERVIRFDIQRTEELISGWENDEEYDSHVGLDAIIGGSNVDLIIGGPPCQAYSVAGRIRDENGMRNDYRNFLFESYMQLVRHYKPNLFVFENVPGILSAKPDGETLVTDLIRNEIKNSGYEIVDDLKTYAQFDLSEYGVPQKRKRVIIVGVRNGFINNIQHALQQFYLDTLPKYRENIRTVRDAIGDLPPIIPAELDYIRDGRKYSHIFDINISNHVPRLHNRRDINIFNILCEDIESGKYQYITSHALMELYTRLTGRNSNIHKYHVLRWNQPSNTIPAHLYKDGLRHIHPDSSQSRSITVREAARLQTFPNHYNFISSMGANYKMIGNAVPPLFAQKLASALLEFINN is encoded by the coding sequence ATGAATTTTATTGATATTTTTGCAGGCTGTGGTGGTTTTTCAGAAGGTTTTAAACAAAATCATAATTATAATATGCTAGCAGCTGTAGAATGGGAAAAACCTCAAGTTGAGAATCTTAGAAATCACTTGAAAAATAACTATAATATGATTGACTCAGATGAACGTGTCATTCGCTTTGATATTCAACGTACTGAAGAATTAATTAGTGGTTGGGAAAATGATGAAGAATACGATTCTCATGTTGGACTAGACGCCATAATAGGCGGTTCAAACGTAGATTTAATTATTGGTGGCCCCCCTTGCCAAGCATATTCAGTTGCAGGACGTATACGAGATGAAAATGGCATGCGAAACGACTATAGAAATTTCTTGTTTGAAAGTTACATGCAATTGGTTAGACATTACAAACCTAATTTGTTTGTTTTTGAAAATGTTCCAGGTATTCTTAGTGCTAAACCTGATGGAGAAACCTTGGTAACAGATTTAATTAGAAATGAAATTAAAAACTCGGGTTACGAAATTGTAGATGATTTAAAAACATATGCTCAATTTGATTTATCTGAATATGGTGTACCTCAAAAAAGAAAACGAGTCATAATAGTCGGAGTAAGAAATGGTTTTATAAATAACATTCAGCACGCTTTACAGCAATTTTATCTCGATACTTTGCCAAAATATCGTGAAAACATAAGAACAGTTCGAGATGCAATTGGTGACTTGCCTCCTATTATACCAGCTGAATTAGATTATATTAGAGACGGGAGAAAGTATTCTCATATTTTTGATATTAATATATCTAACCATGTCCCCCGTCTTCACAACAGAAGAGATATTAATATTTTTAATATTTTGTGTGAAGATATCGAAAGTGGTAAATATCAGTATATTACAAGTCATGCTTTAATGGAATTATATACCCGATTGACTGGACGCAATTCAAATATTCATAAGTATCATGTACTACGTTGGAATCAGCCAAGCAATACAATCCCCGCACATCTTTATAAAGATGGTTTAAGACATATTCATCCAGATTCATCACAATCTAGAAGTATAACTGTCCGAGAAGCAGCTCGTCTACAAACTTTCCCAAATCATTATAATTTTATCTCAAGTATGGGAGCTAACTATAAAATGATAGGGAATGCTGTTCCTCCTTTATTTGCTCAAAAGCTTGCATCTGCACTATTAGAATTTATAAATAATTAA
- a CDS encoding AIPR family protein: MDSYRVELVHELKAKVATENMSDRESFFQIYCEKLEQSEIIEDFHYLQFKGKGSRNRSIQIDGYVYNELDNKLTLFIIPSLAYYEDKTLTLNDADSLFKRAKYFYFDADKIISEAEESSEGYGLAYDILNKKIEINVLEIIVLTDYMKSNTINIIDRTLENNVRVNYSIYDISRMKLIDESENGKEPLVIDLWEDFQAEGIQVLPTSKTDDYQAYLCNIPGELLAKMYNKYQSRLLEGNVRSFLQTKGKVNKGIRNTILNSPEMFFAYNNGIAATAEAVDISERADGKVITGFKSLQIVNGGQTTASLANAWENDKSLNSHNQIKRIFVPMKISVVSQKSAEELIPNISRFANSQNKVSDADLASNHPFHRKVEELSRRIHAPAVGGNQFGKFWYYERANGQYRQETYKSTDSFKKNFESRYPKSQLFKKVDLAKYYNIFLQKPHIASAGAQMSFNKFSEWMIKQWDKNSDFVNDEFYRKVIALSILFKKADNIVRNQDWYDSYKANIVAYTLSVIIHRVETDFSESTIDFQQIWKDQDLTLGWTKQIQKVSYIMYQHLTREDRTVENVTEWAKRETSWTMAKEIDFEYEEEFIAQLINKKYVITQEYSAIKEQKKANEMNGLLQVYEYGSAFWKEVYNWGDQEKIWNIQDVSFMKLAMGIDEGKVPSDRQAAKILQLLEKARMESFPK, from the coding sequence ATGGATTCTTATAGAGTAGAATTAGTACATGAATTAAAGGCAAAAGTTGCAACTGAAAACATGTCGGATCGAGAATCATTTTTTCAAATATATTGTGAGAAGCTTGAACAGTCTGAAATTATAGAGGATTTCCACTATCTTCAGTTTAAAGGTAAAGGAAGTCGCAACCGATCAATTCAGATTGATGGATATGTTTACAACGAGTTAGATAATAAATTAACACTCTTTATCATACCTTCATTGGCATACTATGAAGATAAGACATTAACTTTGAATGATGCCGATTCATTATTTAAACGGGCTAAATATTTTTATTTTGATGCGGATAAAATTATTTCAGAAGCGGAAGAGAGCTCAGAAGGTTATGGTTTGGCTTATGATATCTTAAACAAGAAAATTGAGATTAATGTTTTAGAAATAATCGTACTAACAGATTATATGAAATCAAATACAATTAATATCATTGATAGAACACTTGAAAATAACGTCCGAGTAAATTACTCAATTTATGATATTTCCCGAATGAAATTAATCGATGAATCTGAAAATGGTAAAGAACCATTAGTTATTGATCTTTGGGAGGATTTTCAAGCTGAGGGGATTCAGGTACTTCCAACTTCCAAAACTGATGATTACCAAGCGTATCTCTGTAATATTCCGGGAGAGTTATTGGCTAAAATGTATAATAAATATCAGTCAAGATTGCTAGAAGGAAATGTTCGTTCGTTCTTACAAACAAAAGGGAAAGTTAATAAAGGAATTAGGAATACTATTTTAAATAGTCCTGAAATGTTCTTTGCATATAACAATGGTATTGCTGCAACCGCAGAAGCAGTTGATATCTCGGAAAGAGCAGATGGGAAAGTTATTACAGGATTTAAATCATTACAGATCGTAAATGGTGGACAAACAACTGCTTCTCTTGCAAATGCATGGGAAAATGATAAAAGTTTGAATTCTCATAATCAGATAAAGAGGATTTTCGTTCCAATGAAAATCTCGGTTGTTTCTCAAAAATCAGCAGAAGAATTAATACCAAATATTTCAAGGTTTGCTAACAGCCAGAATAAAGTAAGTGACGCTGACCTAGCATCTAACCATCCATTCCATAGAAAAGTTGAAGAGCTTTCAAGAAGGATTCATGCGCCAGCGGTGGGAGGGAATCAATTTGGTAAATTTTGGTATTATGAACGTGCGAATGGTCAATACAGACAAGAAACTTATAAATCAACAGATTCCTTTAAAAAGAATTTTGAGTCGCGATATCCTAAGAGTCAACTGTTTAAAAAGGTTGATCTAGCAAAATACTATAACATATTTCTTCAAAAACCACATATCGCAAGTGCTGGAGCTCAAATGAGTTTTAACAAGTTCAGTGAGTGGATGATTAAACAGTGGGATAAGAATTCTGACTTTGTAAACGATGAATTCTATCGCAAAGTAATTGCATTAAGCATCCTGTTCAAAAAAGCAGATAATATCGTACGAAATCAAGATTGGTATGATAGCTATAAAGCAAATATTGTTGCTTATACACTATCAGTAATTATTCACAGAGTCGAAACGGACTTTTCTGAATCAACAATTGATTTTCAACAAATTTGGAAAGATCAAGATTTAACTCTTGGTTGGACGAAACAAATTCAAAAAGTTTCATATATAATGTATCAACACTTGACTCGTGAGGATCGAACAGTAGAAAATGTTACTGAATGGGCGAAACGTGAAACATCTTGGACGATGGCAAAAGAGATAGATTTTGAGTATGAAGAAGAATTTATTGCTCAGTTGATTAACAAAAAATACGTAATCACACAAGAATACAGTGCTATTAAGGAGCAAAAAAAAGCTAATGAAATGAATGGTTTACTTCAAGTTTATGAATATGGTTCTGCTTTTTGGAAGGAAGTTTACAATTGGGGTGACCAAGAAAAAATTTGGAATATTCAAGACGTTAGTTTCATGAAACTAGCAATGGGAATTGATGAAGGTAAAGTACCGTCAGATAGACAAGCGGCAAAAATTTTGCAGCTACTTGAAAAAGCCAGAATGGAAAGTTTTCCTAAGTAA
- a CDS encoding single-stranded DNA-binding protein codes for MDCLKKAIQEVPNLQIGEEFLIKDLFKGYEWNRLAIGERRILGSLFINEVKNGRLKDIVNVAKKSSANQQIYIKL; via the coding sequence TTGGATTGTTTAAAAAAAGCTATTCAGGAAGTTCCTAACCTTCAAATAGGTGAAGAATTTTTAATTAAAGATTTATTTAAAGGATACGAGTGGAATCGACTCGCTATTGGTGAGCGGCGTATATTAGGTTCATTATTTATTAACGAAGTAAAGAATGGTCGTTTAAAAGATATTGTGAATGTTGCAAAAAAAAGTAGTGCTAATCAGCAAATATATATTAAATTGTAA
- a CDS encoding ATP-binding protein, whose amino-acid sequence MDDLILIPFAPNLVESTRSIGYSFETAMADIIDNSISNFAKRVDVKFSNSDIPYVAVIDNGIGMGNIELEKAMRYGSNSSLVERGETDLGRFGLGLKMASMSQCRKLTVISKQLGKLSAVCWDLDYIHKTQNWSLIRYTEEQIANLRFTSDLESYVSGTVVLWEKIDRISESPNEFDREFNEKLNFADKHMSLVFHRFLDNKLSKQYFELFFNNRKVEPIDPYMLSNRATQQLEEETLFIDKIPVKITPFITPFVSKLSIKERQLLNEYRELNLKQGLYIYRNNRLIVWGKWYRLLSDGELKRLAKVRIDLPNNIDNHWKIDVKKSSAQIPSMIKEQLKQIVLRVVGRSERVYRYRGRKVFQDSYQHIWNKIENREKMQYLVNRDIPIFKVLQESLNDEQFKLLDGFVKSIEDSFPYSAVYYDLAQDEQFEDKILEVQQVYELAKNTIDGLARNKDEQIKYLKNLALIDMFQKYPEVIRMLEKEFEYNE is encoded by the coding sequence ATGGATGATTTAATATTAATTCCTTTTGCGCCAAATTTAGTAGAGTCGACACGTTCAATTGGATACTCTTTTGAAACTGCAATGGCAGATATTATTGACAATTCAATCAGTAATTTTGCAAAGCGGGTGGACGTAAAGTTTTCAAATTCCGACATTCCCTATGTCGCAGTAATTGATAACGGAATTGGAATGGGAAATATTGAACTTGAAAAAGCAATGCGGTATGGAAGTAACAGTTCTTTAGTTGAACGAGGAGAAACTGATTTAGGACGATTCGGCTTAGGTTTGAAAATGGCTTCTATGTCGCAATGTAGGAAACTGACCGTAATCTCAAAACAACTAGGAAAACTTTCAGCTGTATGTTGGGATTTAGACTATATTCACAAAACACAAAATTGGTCTTTGATAAGATATACAGAAGAACAAATAGCTAATCTTAGATTTACATCTGATTTAGAAAGCTATGTTTCAGGAACAGTGGTGCTGTGGGAAAAAATAGATAGAATTTCTGAATCTCCTAATGAATTTGATAGAGAGTTCAATGAAAAGTTGAATTTCGCAGATAAACACATGTCACTTGTTTTTCATAGATTCTTAGATAATAAATTATCGAAACAATATTTTGAACTTTTTTTCAATAATAGAAAAGTTGAACCAATTGATCCATATATGTTGTCTAATCGGGCTACTCAGCAACTTGAAGAAGAAACTTTATTTATAGATAAGATACCGGTAAAAATAACTCCATTTATAACTCCATTTGTTAGTAAGTTATCTATAAAAGAGAGACAATTACTAAATGAATATAGAGAATTGAATTTAAAACAGGGGTTATATATTTATCGAAATAATCGACTAATTGTTTGGGGGAAATGGTACCGCTTATTAAGTGACGGGGAGCTTAAACGTCTTGCGAAAGTGCGTATTGATCTTCCAAACAATATTGATAATCATTGGAAAATAGATGTGAAAAAATCTTCTGCTCAAATACCTAGTATGATTAAAGAACAACTCAAACAAATTGTTCTTCGTGTGGTTGGAAGAAGTGAACGAGTTTATAGATATCGAGGAAGAAAAGTTTTTCAAGATAGTTACCAACACATTTGGAACAAAATCGAAAATCGCGAAAAAATGCAATACTTGGTAAATCGTGACATACCAATTTTTAAAGTACTGCAAGAATCTTTAAATGATGAGCAGTTTAAACTTTTGGACGGTTTTGTTAAGAGTATTGAAGATAGCTTTCCGTATTCAGCTGTCTATTACGACCTAGCCCAAGACGAACAGTTTGAGGATAAAATACTTGAAGTTCAACAAGTTTACGAATTAGCCAAAAATACAATTGACGGATTAGCTAGAAATAAGGATGAGCAAATTAAGTATTTAAAAAATTTGGCTTTAATTGATATGTTTCAGAAGTACCCTGAAGTTATTCGGATGTTGGAAAAGGAGTTTGAATATAATGAGTAA
- a CDS encoding Z1 domain-containing protein, with product MSNEIVVTIEDLASIMLPKDNLEEITEEQIKQTVLSIIPIAQMKFGGIHISQMDIDAAIVNLEERYAITMDTGTLLKEDNYKKWYYNSKADRGTAYWDRYSRYLVNDVNLPQIVINKIDEASEDIMDVLGDPLSETGFQRKGLIIGSVQSGKTSNYTALINKAADSGYKVIILLTGTIEKLRKQTQGRIDEGFVGMHSRNLYEIKKLNKRNAYLGAGKYDNKINVASFTTTEKDFDLKGLNMRLSSVADPVIFVIKKNKSILEKLHYWLKEKNADQSTGMIDFPMLLIDDEADNASVNTNDPDKDPTAINKEIRNMLKLFRKYSYVGFTATPFANIFIDPQLEDETHDDLFPKDFIYLLEQPSNYIGPLEMYSETGQYHYMIRYNDDMENILELKHKNGTTISTLPESLKTSIKLFLLANAIRDLRGQEKKHRSMLIHVSRFISVQKVVQEQVKNYFNLAKEQIKNYALSETEEPFVKELHALFEKEYGQERNAIYGDESFNKMGINEQWADVKQVLYKAISPIQVHTVNSGSASQRMNYDEYEEGLRLIAIGGLSLARGLTLEGLTISYFYRNTKMYDTLMQMGRWFGYRDGYSDLCRLWTSCESAGWYEHIAEATEELRHEIKRMSRENKRPIEFGLRVRSAEDTPLIVTAKNKLRHSEQIKLVRQLNGRMIETAILPSKKEEIEANNDVIERWLVNNKKYFYEDALKIGIQKPTFKDVPKEAIIDLLTYIEYPYMNEFSKDSILVNEIKKSTSKIFDKWDVVVATNLSKKDEESKMFGEITIYPITRSFDFFGTGGYVRISKSKKRLGSTVYALGGLMKEEKELIENSVDNLLNGQKNRRGGQKAPTQNMYFNTGIPRNPLIVIYPVQLLSSKGVDSEVDRYVNSLDDQLITGISIGIPDIQGIQSVTYEYVVNKVYQMELIEGSSNQFDWDEGYDEDDVDLLDD from the coding sequence ATGAGTAATGAAATCGTTGTAACAATAGAAGATCTTGCGAGTATTATGTTGCCAAAAGACAATTTAGAAGAAATTACAGAGGAACAAATTAAGCAAACTGTACTGTCTATTATTCCAATAGCTCAAATGAAATTCGGTGGAATACATATAAGTCAAATGGATATTGATGCTGCTATAGTAAATTTAGAAGAAAGATACGCTATAACTATGGATACCGGGACTCTTCTTAAAGAAGATAATTATAAGAAATGGTATTACAATTCTAAAGCTGATCGAGGAACTGCATATTGGGATAGATATAGTCGATATCTTGTAAATGATGTGAACTTGCCACAAATAGTGATCAACAAGATTGATGAAGCTTCTGAAGATATTATGGATGTTCTTGGTGATCCGCTATCAGAAACAGGTTTTCAACGTAAGGGGCTAATTATTGGTTCTGTTCAATCTGGGAAAACTTCGAATTATACGGCGTTAATAAATAAAGCAGCTGATAGTGGATACAAAGTAATTATTTTGTTGACTGGTACAATCGAGAAATTACGAAAACAAACACAAGGACGTATAGATGAAGGTTTTGTAGGAATGCACAGTCGTAATTTGTACGAAATTAAGAAATTGAATAAGAGAAACGCTTATCTTGGCGCTGGGAAATACGACAATAAAATAAATGTGGCATCATTCACTACTACCGAGAAGGATTTTGACCTTAAAGGACTAAACATGAGACTGTCATCTGTAGCGGACCCAGTAATTTTTGTAATAAAGAAGAATAAGTCAATTTTAGAGAAACTTCATTATTGGCTAAAGGAAAAGAATGCAGACCAATCAACAGGTATGATCGATTTTCCAATGTTATTAATTGATGATGAGGCCGACAACGCATCAGTAAATACTAACGATCCCGATAAAGATCCGACAGCAATTAATAAAGAAATTCGTAATATGTTGAAATTGTTTAGAAAATATAGCTACGTGGGTTTTACAGCTACTCCATTTGCTAACATTTTTATTGATCCTCAGTTAGAGGATGAAACACATGACGATCTGTTTCCAAAAGATTTTATTTACTTACTAGAGCAACCTTCAAACTATATTGGTCCATTGGAAATGTATAGTGAGACTGGACAGTATCATTACATGATTCGCTACAATGATGACATGGAAAATATCTTGGAGTTGAAACACAAAAATGGTACTACAATCTCAACACTTCCGGAATCTCTTAAGACATCTATAAAGTTGTTCTTACTCGCAAATGCTATTCGAGATTTGCGTGGTCAAGAAAAGAAGCATCGTTCTATGCTAATTCATGTATCGAGATTTATTAGCGTTCAAAAAGTTGTTCAAGAGCAGGTAAAGAATTATTTCAACCTCGCAAAAGAACAGATTAAAAACTATGCGCTTTCTGAAACCGAAGAACCTTTCGTTAAAGAATTACACGCTCTTTTTGAAAAGGAGTATGGTCAAGAACGAAACGCTATTTACGGAGATGAGTCCTTTAATAAAATGGGGATTAATGAACAATGGGCTGACGTAAAACAAGTTCTTTATAAGGCCATTAGTCCAATCCAAGTTCATACGGTAAATAGTGGATCAGCATCTCAAAGAATGAATTATGACGAGTATGAAGAAGGACTGCGCTTAATTGCAATTGGTGGCTTAAGCCTTGCGCGTGGACTTACCCTTGAAGGGTTAACAATAAGTTATTTCTACCGAAATACAAAAATGTATGACACGTTAATGCAAATGGGAAGATGGTTCGGTTATCGCGATGGATATTCCGATTTGTGCAGACTTTGGACATCATGTGAGTCTGCTGGATGGTATGAGCATATTGCCGAAGCAACTGAAGAATTACGTCATGAAATTAAACGGATGTCAAGAGAAAATAAACGTCCAATAGAATTTGGACTACGTGTACGTTCTGCTGAAGATACTCCATTAATTGTAACTGCAAAAAATAAGTTGAGGCACTCTGAACAAATAAAACTTGTACGTCAATTGAATGGTCGAATGATTGAGACAGCGATTCTACCCTCGAAGAAAGAAGAAATAGAGGCGAATAACGATGTTATTGAGCGCTGGTTAGTCAATAATAAAAAATATTTTTATGAGGATGCATTAAAAATTGGTATTCAGAAACCAACGTTTAAAGATGTTCCGAAAGAAGCAATTATTGATTTGCTGACGTATATAGAATATCCATACATGAATGAATTTTCAAAAGACAGTATCCTTGTAAATGAAATTAAGAAGAGTACATCAAAAATCTTTGATAAATGGGACGTTGTAGTAGCTACTAATCTATCTAAAAAGGATGAAGAATCAAAAATGTTTGGAGAAATTACTATTTATCCAATTACTCGTTCGTTTGATTTCTTCGGAACTGGGGGCTACGTCAGAATATCTAAATCAAAGAAAAGATTAGGATCCACAGTTTACGCTTTGGGAGGCCTCATGAAAGAGGAAAAGGAGTTAATTGAAAATAGTGTGGATAATCTTTTGAATGGCCAAAAAAACAGGAGAGGTGGTCAAAAAGCTCCTACTCAAAATATGTATTTCAATACAGGAATTCCACGTAACCCACTTATAGTTATTTATCCTGTACAGTTATTGAGCTCAAAAGGTGTAGATTCTGAAGTAGATAGATATGTTAATTCATTGGACGATCAATTAATTACGGGGATAAGTATAGGTATCCCCGACATTCAAGGGATACAATCCGTAACCTACGAGTATGTGGTGAACAAGGTTTATCAAATGGAGCTTATAGAAGGTAGCTCTAATCAGTTCGATTGGGACGAGGGATATGACGAAGATGATGTTGATCTATTAGATGATTAG
- a CDS encoding DNA cytosine methyltransferase — translation MKKQKPTVIDMFCGCGGLSRGFMDAGFEVLLGVDNNDDALISFKANHDNAVAMDGDLFQSSTILQMASLTEGKQIDLIIGGPPCQGFSLTGKRAEDDKRNTLFQAMVNAVAFFQPKAFVLENVPGLATLYNGKAREAIIKEFSDLGYTVNDQILYAPDYGVPQIRKRLFFVGLLSEEKFEFPKPILSPDKYITCGDAISDLHDFTINLGTEVSDYHFPPKSQYQKKMRKNSTQLFNHVGTKHSDLVIDVISQVPEGGNHKDLPSGVGDSRKFNEAWTRYHRNKPSKTIDTGHRNHFHYEFNRVPTVRENARLQSFSDDFRFSGNKTQQYRQVGNAVPPLLGYHLGTKLKDYL, via the coding sequence ATGAAAAAACAAAAACCAACAGTCATTGACATGTTCTGTGGTTGTGGAGGTCTATCTCGAGGTTTCATGGATGCTGGCTTTGAAGTACTGCTTGGTGTCGATAACAATGATGATGCATTAATCAGCTTTAAAGCAAATCATGATAATGCAGTTGCAATGGACGGGGATTTATTCCAAAGTTCCACGATTTTACAAATGGCTAGTTTGACCGAAGGTAAACAAATTGATTTGATTATTGGGGGTCCTCCTTGCCAAGGCTTCTCTTTGACTGGGAAACGCGCAGAAGATGATAAACGAAACACTCTATTTCAGGCTATGGTAAATGCAGTTGCATTCTTCCAACCTAAGGCATTTGTTTTAGAAAATGTCCCCGGACTCGCTACTTTATATAATGGCAAAGCTCGTGAAGCTATTATAAAAGAATTTAGCGATTTGGGTTATACAGTAAATGATCAAATTCTATATGCACCTGATTATGGCGTACCTCAAATTCGAAAGCGATTGTTTTTCGTCGGTCTTTTAAGTGAAGAAAAATTCGAGTTTCCTAAACCTATTTTAAGTCCTGATAAATATATTACATGTGGAGATGCTATCAGTGATTTACACGACTTTACAATTAACCTTGGAACAGAAGTAAGCGATTATCATTTTCCTCCAAAAAGTCAATACCAAAAAAAGATGCGCAAAAATTCTACTCAATTGTTTAATCATGTTGGTACAAAGCATTCTGATCTTGTTATTGATGTAATCTCGCAAGTTCCCGAAGGAGGAAACCATAAAGATTTACCTTCTGGTGTAGGCGATAGTCGTAAATTTAATGAGGCGTGGACACGTTATCATCGTAATAAACCTTCAAAGACAATTGATACTGGGCATCGAAATCACTTTCATTATGAGTTTAATCGTGTACCTACTGTACGTGAAAATGCTAGGTTACAATCGTTTTCCGATGACTTCCGATTTTCCGGAAATAAAACTCAACAATATAGACAGGTTGGAAATGCTGTGCCTCCTTTATTAGGCTATCACCTAGGTACCAAATTGAAAGACTATTTATAA